A segment of the Candidatus Krumholzibacteriia bacterium genome:
CTGAGCGGCGACCCCGCGGAAGCTTCGATTCGAGAGGAGTCACCCTGCCGGGTGCGTGATGCGCCAACAGCGCTGAGCCAACACTCCAACCACGGAAGCCCGCCGTCCGGGGCGTGAGAGCGAGTCCGCAAGGGAAGGCTCGATCGTCTCGGTAGGGCATCCACCTGGTCGAAATCGGTTCGAGCCGGTTTCGCGCACACGGCTCGGCGGGGCCTCCTCTCGTACACTTCGACCCGGAACCGCGCGCGACGCGGGGCCTTCCCCCCCTGGATCTCCGGCATGCGCATTCTCCTGATCGGCGACATCGTGGGTCGGCCGGGCCGCGTCGCACTGCGCGAGCTGTTGCCCCGCGTGCGCGAGGAGCGGCGCCCCGACCTCGTGGTCTGCAACGTGGAGAACGCGGCCGCCGGCTTCGGACTCACCGAGTCGATCGGCCGTGAGATCGTCGGCGCGGGAGTCGACGTCATGACCGGCGGCAACCACATCTGGGACAAGAAGGGCAGCGACGAGTACCTGACCGGCGAGGCGCTCCTGGCCTGTCCGGCGAACGCCGCGCCCGGGGCGCCGGGCCGTCGCCACGTGATCGTGGAAGCGGGTGAGATCCGGGTCGGGGTGATCTCGCTGCTCGGTCAGGTGTTCATGAATCCGGTCGACTCGCCCTTCCGGGCCCTCGACCGGAAGCTCGAGGAGCTCGAGGACGAGGCCGATCTCTTCCTGGTCGACTTCCACGCCGAAGCCACGAGCGAGAAGCAGGCCCTGGGGGAGTACGCCGACGGACGCGTCAGCGTCCTGGTGGGCACCCACACGCACGTCCCCACCGCCGACACCCGGATCCTGCCCCGGGGCACGGCCTACCAGAGCGATCTCGGGATGACCGGACCCTACCGATCGATCATCGGGATGGACGTCGACGCGGTCCTGAGGAAATTCTTGACGGGGATGCCGTCGCGGTTCGAAGTGGCCCGGGACGAGGCACGACTCTGTGGGCTGTGCGTGGACCTCGACGAATGGAGCGGCCAGGCGACGGCGGTCGAGCGCCTGGACGTTCCGCTGGATCCGGAGGGTTGGTCATGAGCCAGGCGGTGAAGGTCGACGGCAAGGCCCTCGCCCAGGAGCGGAGGACGGCGCTCGCAGAGCGCGTAGCGCGGCTGACGGATCGTTTCGGTCGTCGGCCCGCACTCACCGTGATCCTGGTCGGCGAGGACCCGGCGAGCCAGGTCTACGTGCGCAACAAGCACAAGGCCTGTGAGAAGACGGGCATCGAGAGTGAAGTCGTGACACTCCCGGCCACCACGAGTCCCGACGAACTGTACGAGGCGGTCCGTCGGGTGAACGAGGCCGACGGCCGCGACGGTCTGTTGGTCCAGCTCCCGGTGCCCGAGCAGATCGACCCCGCCCGAGTAAGGGAGTGGATCGATCCCGACAAGGACGTCGACGGCCTGAACCCCGACAACGTGGGACGACTGGCCAGCGGCACCCCGCGTTTCGTCCCCTGCACGCCGCTGGGCTGTCTTCGCATGCTCCAGCGCTACGACGTGCCGATCGCGGGCCGCCGCGCGGTCGTGCTCGGACGCAGCCTGATCGTCGGGCGTCCCATGGAAGTCCTCCTGTCGACGAAGGGTGTCGACGCGACGGTCACCCTCGCCCACAGCCGCAGCGGAGACCTCGCCGCGCTCTGTCGCGAGGCGGACATCCTGATCGCCGCCGCCGGACAGCCGCAGATGGTCCGGCGCGACTGGGTCCGCGAGGGGGCGGCCGTGATCGACGTCGGAATCCACCGCGTCGAGGATCCTTCGCATCCGAAGGGCTCGCGGCTGGTCGGGGACGTGCACCCCGAAGTGGCCGCGGTCGCCGGACACCTCTCGCCGGTCCCCGGTGGTGTGGGCCCCATGACGATCGCCATGTTGCTCGAGAACACCGTCGACGCCTTCGAGCGTCGGAACGCGGGCGAGGTCGGGGCGGCGTGA
Coding sequences within it:
- a CDS encoding TIGR00282 family metallophosphoesterase codes for the protein MRILLIGDIVGRPGRVALRELLPRVREERRPDLVVCNVENAAAGFGLTESIGREIVGAGVDVMTGGNHIWDKKGSDEYLTGEALLACPANAAPGAPGRRHVIVEAGEIRVGVISLLGQVFMNPVDSPFRALDRKLEELEDEADLFLVDFHAEATSEKQALGEYADGRVSVLVGTHTHVPTADTRILPRGTAYQSDLGMTGPYRSIIGMDVDAVLRKFLTGMPSRFEVARDEARLCGLCVDLDEWSGQATAVERLDVPLDPEGWS
- the folD gene encoding bifunctional methylenetetrahydrofolate dehydrogenase/methenyltetrahydrofolate cyclohydrolase FolD; protein product: MSQAVKVDGKALAQERRTALAERVARLTDRFGRRPALTVILVGEDPASQVYVRNKHKACEKTGIESEVVTLPATTSPDELYEAVRRVNEADGRDGLLVQLPVPEQIDPARVREWIDPDKDVDGLNPDNVGRLASGTPRFVPCTPLGCLRMLQRYDVPIAGRRAVVLGRSLIVGRPMEVLLSTKGVDATVTLAHSRSGDLAALCREADILIAAAGQPQMVRRDWVREGAAVIDVGIHRVEDPSHPKGSRLVGDVHPEVAAVAGHLSPVPGGVGPMTIAMLLENTVDAFERRNAGEVGAA